TCCAAAAAgttgacttcctcaacttctacaTGATgttgaatctaccttgagtatttacaaactcaagggggagtgttgtaaactttcctagtttaagtgtgattgtgtaaatcatagattagatttgattctaattattatttcctatatggacttgtattccttggtgATGAAGGATTTATTCTCCcttttattactataaataaaggcactatgtAGGGGGAACAACACACATTCCTCTACACAATTGTACAAACACATCTCTATCTCTTCTCTCTTTGCCGCCGGCCCTCTTTtctttgtcagataaaataggtcacaacaaaatttaattttttgttcaaattttaGTTAATAATATTACAATATATATAAGTATGTAATATTATATTATCTTATTAATACTGGTTCGGTACGGTGTTACCATTGATAATGATTTTGAATATCATTACCTACCGGAAATGTATGATTCGGACAATTACCGTACCATTGCCATTTTGTACAAAATTTCGGTACAATTTGATATGGTACGGTAATTCGGTTGGCATGGTATACCAACCGTCCATCTGGTTATTTGCAAACACCTCCCTTGTCCTTATGGATTGGGATTAGTTAAATTTGTACAAACCCAACCTCTCCTTGAATTCTACTCCTCCAACCCAAGCATGTTTTAAACCGAAGTGAAACAACATTCAATTTGTGGTCTATTGAACTTCGCCCATTTCCAGCCTAACAATGTTGGTCCCACAAACGTTCTTTTCACAATTTTCCACGTGTTCTTAATCATAGAATGTGGAACCCACACATCAATTAAGTGGGTCCAATTCAGAGAACTCTACTACATAAACGACTCGGATTCAGTTCGAATCTAGTAGACGACAAATTCGATGCTTGTACCTTAACCAAACATTTCACTCCTCCTAGTGTAAAATATACAGTAAAATATAAACATCCCTACCCTTCATCCCTCTCTCTGCGGGAaggaaaaagagaaagcaaaatgcAGACTGTGAAGAACTTGAAGATGTTTTTTAACTGTAAATAACTGAATCAGTAGAAAGCAACAGTTGGATCACGAAACAGTCACGGAAGACGAATTGGCCAAAGGGGTTGCCGAATCTGGATCCGAAATTGGGAGGTCCAAATGACGGATTCGAATCTGGAGTTGCAGGAATCGGGTTGGGAGGAGCTGAGGAGAGAGGCCAGGAAGATTGAGGGAGATCTTGATGTGAAGCTCTCTTCTTACGCTAAGCTTGGTGCTAGGTTCACACAAGGAGGTTCATTTATTCCAACTGTGATCTTAATGTGATTAGTTTTTCAATGGAAGTTGTTAATTGCTTAATTATGTGTTTTGGGTTTCGTTACTTCTGTGATTTGTGCATTGCATTTTGGTTATGGAAGGATTTGGATTGGTGGGTTGTGGTAGTCAGGCGAATTGTAGTGCTATGAAAATTCAGTTTGTAGGAAGCTTTGTTTATTGTGCTAGTTAGGAATAATGGGGGTGGCTTAGTTGCTAAAATTTGGAGGAAAGGGAGATAATGTATGTTTTTACTTTCTGTTTATCTGAATAGTAAAAGTTTAGTTTGATAGGTATTGTTAATTCGTAATTGTGAAGTTTGGTAATGGAGAATGGCAGTGGTTTCTTGAGTTTTTATGAATGAGAGAATTTTAGTTTCCTTCTAGTCAAACTGAGATCTTTTGTTATATATTTAACTATTTTAAAGGGTAACCATTGTTGTGATCATTATTGGACGTATGTGTAGGGCGACTGAGTTTCACATCTTTCGGCATTTGCATTCTTTAATAGAAGCTTTCGTGATCCTTCTTCGAGTTATAAACATTttcttaaactttgttttctgTTATGAATGAAGTTGTGTTATAATGTTTTTTTCAATGCTTTTTCTTTGGTATGTTTGTTAACGATAAGTTCATCGCATTACAAATGGGATTTTTGACGACCAAATAGATAAGTTTTTCTATAAGAGGGATTGTATTAGTTGGTTGATACTAAGAACTGTTAAGATTTTAAGTAGGTTGCAGTGTGCATCTCAGGAATTTTGTTAATTTAGAAATCAAAGGCTGTCTTCTTATGGAGCTTTCAGTTTCATTTTTTGTTAACTAGACCCTTCTTAAGTGTTTGTGAAGAAGTAAATAAGCTAATAATAAAGGAGAGAATTGAGTTTCCTGGTTATCGCATGACATGAAAGCAATTGTTGCATGATGCAGGAGACTGTTAAAATCAGGATAGCTAACCCATTAAAGTTTTCTTTCCTAATGCTTTAACTTTTAGCTTCTGCTAAACATTATGGCcctaattttgattatttactATTGAAAGCATACTTATTATCAATGAATTAACCGCCTTTATAACAATATACATTTTGAAATCAGGTTATGTGGAATCTGGGTCACCATCTGTTAGCAGGTCATGGAAGTCCATGGAAATGGAGATCCAGTCGTTGCTTGAGAAACTTTTGGATATAAATGATTCAATGAGTCGATGTGCTGCATCTGCTACACCAGCTACTTCTGTAACTCAGAAGCTAGCAAGGCACAGAGACATACTTCATGAGTTTACCCAGGTTCACCTTTCTTGGACCTTCTacttttggttttcaaatttctagtgtCTTGTTCTGTGTTTTCTCCTCTGCTGCAACTTATAGCTAGCTTCAAATAGTTCTTCATATTTGGTGCATGATAGTACATGGAGATTAATAATCTTTGCATTGTTGTGGCTAGGATATGCTAGATCGTTTTACAATTGTTACaatatataattgcatgaaaAAACTAGTGTCAAATAGTACCATATTCTAAAATGATCTTGCATGTCATCAATGGTCCCAAACCATACACAAGTTTCATATTTGattaataaataattgaatAGTAATACTTGTGTACTGGTGGAATGATATAATTTATCGTTTTGGAGTTTCAATCCTGAATCTGACTTGACCTGGAGTTTGAAACTCTTGAATCATTTTGAATGGAGCAAGGTGCCTCTTAAAGAATCCTTTCTCAATTTGTGTTTTTGGCACAGCCACATGTATCTTAGGTTCATCCTTAATATTATTGAAGGTGTGAAACCTAGTCGCAAACTTCATTAGGCCCTGATTATAGACATCTAAAGCAAATCTTGCATTTTGACTCGATAAGCACTTTGTGAGTTGAGGTTGTCCCATTTGCAGCTTTGAGTGAAAATTTTCTTCTATTTATCCCCCGGTTTTTGGGGTGAGGGAGTAAATTAATGTTAGAGCTAGAAGCCATGATAAAAATGATCGTCATATTCATGGAGGTCTGGTTCAAAGGGTAATGGTTTTGTTCTTGAAGATTGAGCTCTGGTTGAATCGTAACCTTAACCTGAAGTTAAATTAGGTTCTGTATATATCAATTTTAACTTTTGATGAGGATTTAATAATCTGGCTTTGGTAAGACATTGGAACTTGATTTTCCCATCATTCAAATGGATACTTTTTCTGGAACATGCATGAATCATCTTGTGGTCACTTAGAATGCTAGAATCACCCCCTCCTTCTACCACTATTTGTATTTATAAAAGAGAATTTTGTTTTTAgctttgttttgtttgacatTGATATATTTACTTCTGTAATTAGCATTTTACTATCTGATTGAAATCTTTTCCATTGTGAAAATGGTGATCGTCTCTTTAGGAGTTTAGAAGAATCAAGGGGAACATAAATTCATTGAGGGAACATGCGGAGCTTCTGACTTCAGTCAGGGACGATATCAGCGAGTACAAGGTGAGCATGGTTAGAACTCtgataattattatagtttgcatgttgtttttcccttttttttttttgataccTTTCTTGTCTTTTTGTCTTGATTGCTgtatgctctttttttttttttttttttttctttctaaaatcaGGTTTGTTTTACCTCTCTTCTTGCAGGCATCTGGGATTATGTCACCAAGAATGCAGATACTACGGGAAAGAGCTGCCATCCATGGAAGTGTGTCACATGTAAGTTTAAGTGCTATTTGGGGATAATCACATGTTAGGTTATGAACCAACACAATTGCATTTTGTGCATTTCCCATGGAACACTTCCCCCTTTTCTTTCTAAAGTTGGGTCTAACTGAGGCTTATCGAGTCTACGGGCTACACAATTGGAGTTCCTCTCTTCCATTCCACGAACCCTTAGTATACAGATTTTACACCTTCAAACAGGCTGTAATTTACTGCAAAGTAGCAAATGTGAATGTTGAAGTGTTGAGGGGAACTCAAAGTTGAATAACAAACTGTTCACCAGTTAGGATACTACAGATTGAAAGTGTGCCCACAAATTTTCCTTGGATCGAATATCTGGCTACGTAATGCTTGTGATCCATTCCTTATGCCGATTTTCTTGTCTTAGAGTTAGATAATCCCCCAAGTCGATGGTATTGGAGTTACAAGTAGGATGTGCTTGGCCGGGTGATTCTGACATTGGTGGTAGATTTTTTTGCACTTTCTGGTGGGTGGTTTTCTATTGTGAAATAGTTTCTCTTTCTTAGCAGTACGTGCTTATTTGATGTGGAATATTTACGGGAGTAGGAATAGGATAACATTGAAGGTTGTGAATTGCCTTTGTGTAATCTTATTTTCAGAAACCTCATATTTTAGCTGCCCTCCAACCTGCAAATTTACTACAGTCAATTCGTGGTTGGAGAACCACCCACTGTTTCTTTGAAATTTAGAAAGAGGAAGAACATATTTGATCCTAGCCATTAAATGAAGTATTTTGGAATCTGCATGAAACCTTACATATTAGACCATATAGTTTGGGCCCGgaaaaataagaaggaaaagatgaactttcccatccaaccAATTTTGTTTTAGGATGGTGATTTGCTAGCTAGTTATCAACCATGGTTGGTCCCTTAAATCTAAGGTAGAAGGTCATACATGGTGGATGATTGTACCAAGATCCGAAAAGTAGTGCTTTAAGCTCCCCTAATTTTGGCATGATGCATCCTTTGCATCAAAGCAGCACTCATGACACTTTTTTTGAAGTACTCTATATTTCTACCAATGTTTTACAAAACTCGCCTCAGGGCGAGCCTAGGCGCCCTTGGAGGCGGGGCTTCACCATTTTCGCCTCTGTTTTGTGGGAGTGTGTGAAATACTCGCCTAGGCTTGTCGGGGCGCGCCTAGGTGCCTGAGGCGTCAACTGGGCGTCAACTAGGCGTacctttttcatttttaggTTGCAGAAATCTGGATTTCTTTTAGTTGCAGGGCTGTTTTTGAGTTGCAGACCAAGAAACTGGCGAAGGAGATGGAGATGGAGATGAAGACAGCGGCTAGTGTTTTTTAGGCTgagtttgttttttaatttttgtctttAAATACCCTATAAATACTCCACTCAACTCTTTATTTTCgtcatttatttcattttaaataccTTATAAATACTCCACcccatttatttcattttaaataccCTATAAATACTCCACTCAGCCTttatttccttttaaattaCTTATAATTGCAACATTAAGCCTTTATTTTGCTTGAAATTTTCCTATAATTGTGACCATTCAACCTTATTTTCCTTGAAGTTCTCTGTAATTgcttacaataaaataaataattataacatTTTGACACTATATGACATAGTTTCCAAGTACAACTAGACTTAGTAATAAAGAAGATGATATTATCTTTGATTTAGTTATAGTTATATttgtttttacaaagtattatattgttataaatatacttacatataatatatatttaaattttaggttcCATGAGGCTTCGCCTCACGCCTAGGCCGGGCTTCCCCTCGGACGCCTTGCCCACGcctcacgcttttaatacattgattTCTACGTATTGGTTCGCTGCACTCGGAATTAACTTTTTCTCCTATGGTAATTATTGGACTCAGTTTCTGCCTTCAATTGAAAGTCAGTCGTGGGAAGTCCtgtttacaacaacaacaacaacaacaacaacaacaaagtgtTATcccactgagtggggtcggctatataaaTCCAacaacgccattgcgctcagttttgtgtcatgtcttcagttagatccaagtaatctAGTTATTTTCTTAGAGTCTTTGTCCAATTCTTCCTGGGTCTTCCTTTACCCCTTTGGCCCTAAGCCTCTGTCTCATAATCGCATCTCGTGGAAAGTCCTGTTTatctttataaaataaaataaaatcatctTTGATACATATGTTCATGTCTGTGCAGATAGATGAGGTGATTAGTCAAGCTCAAACAACAAGGGCAGTCTTGGGCTCTCAAAGGGCTCTGTTTGGAGATGTTCAAGGGAAAGTGAAAAATCTAAGTGACAAGTTCCCTATAGTCCGTGGCCTACTCGGTACTTTTTGAAACAATTTACGCTATTCATTTCTATCTTCTGATGTGACTTTATATCCATCTTCTGTTCACTTTTTTCTTCGCAGGTTCAATTCGAAGGCGGCGATCAAGAGACACACTTATTTTGTCTGCAGTCATTGCAGCTTGTACCTTGTTTCTTATTATCTACTGgctttcaaaataattatacaAGTGAGATCTGGCGATACAGAAAGTTATAAACGACGGTACCTCTCTAGGGATTTTTGCTTCTGTAATTTCTTGGGACAAATTGTTTATATGTTTCAGAAGTTTGTGGTACCTTTTCTGTGGTGCCATTCCAGTGAATTATTTTTATGCTTCTATATAGAGTAACTGTTCAAAAAAAGGAGCTCGAGATAAACTTAACGGGTTCATATCCCTTCTCTCTATATACCTCTCTTCTGCCATGTCCCCTCCCTCGTGTGATACGTGACATGTCAGGCGAGGACTAGAAAGAATGGGCATGAACCCGTTATAAGTAAGTTATCATTGTCTGCAATTAGATATCAAAATCTGAACTAAATCGAACTAAATCCTGCAACCGCACTGGCAttatttgcttttttttctGTCATACCTAAAGACACATTTTCTATGTCTTATCATGGGACTTGGTGGTGCATCATGTGAAGTGATATGACTTTTGGTTGATTGGTTACTTGGATGAATGGTCCATCTGGGGTCTTAGTCCAGAAGCAGTCCAAAAGTGCTGTGGAAAAAAGCCAAATCAAATCTACATTTTGATGGAGCTGTTACAGCATGCAAAATCACAAGAATTTATTCCAAATGTTGGAGTGGTTTTGGGACATGTTTTGTTGAGAGTCAATAAGAGAGGATTTTATTGATGAAAACATTAATTAATGAATCAATAAAAGATGTAAAGGGACAACAAAGTTGGATGAATTGAAAGCCAAATTAATTCTCCAAACCCCACATGCAAAAAACATGTTTGGATGGTCAAGTTTTGAATTTTAGACACCAAGATGAGGAACAATGGCAGACcatgtgttttattttattttttttttattttaatttttttttttggaacaaacgataggggtgggcttagccttcCAAcaaactagcaataatgtggttcaaatttatttttagcgataatcgaacctaaaacctctcacttacaagtgaagaaggatATCACTAAATCGTGGTACTAAGTGGTGATAGACCATGTGTTTAAAACCTACAAGAATGTTGGAGTGTGGTGGCAAAAGTGATAAATGAATAACCAAACAAATCGAATTTAGGGCAAATTGAACATTAGGGAAACAATTTCAACACAGCAAACACTGTCAACATGTATTTCAAATAGTTACTATACTCTTATATATAATGCGACCTGTTAGGTCATCCGCAATGCAAAACTTGTACGACATATTGACGGATACATCGTATGACCTTGTAAGTCTACTGGTTTCATTATCGGCTTATTTTAATCAATAAATTTTATTGACTAGTAAATTTCCTCCTCAGCGTCAGATTTTAAAACTTTTGATATGTTATTCTGTCCATATTTGTCTAGTGGACAACCCGTAAGC
This is a stretch of genomic DNA from Malus domestica chromosome 02, GDT2T_hap1. It encodes these proteins:
- the LOC103418404 gene encoding Golgi SNAP receptor complex member 1-2 isoform X2, with protein sequence MTDSNLELQESGWEELRREARKIEGDLDVKLSSYAKLGARFTQGGYVESGSPSVSRSWKSMEMEIQSLLEKLLDINDSMSRCAASATPATSVTQKLARHRDILHEFTQEFRRIKGNINSLREHAELLTSVRDDISEYKASGIMSPRMQILRERAAIHGSVSHIDEVISQAQTTRAVLGSQRALFGDVQGKVKNLSDKFPIVRGLLGSIRRRRSRDTLILSAVIAACTLFLIIYWLSK
- the LOC103418404 gene encoding Golgi SNAP receptor complex member 1-2 isoform X1, which produces MTDSNLELQESGWEELRREARKIEGDLDVKLSSYAKLGARFTQGGYVESGSPSVSRSWKSMEMEIQSLLEKLLDINDSMSRCAASATPATSVTQKLARHRDILHEFTQEFRRIKGNINSLREHAELLTSVRDDISEYKASGIMSPRMQILRERAAIHGSVSHIDEVISQAQTTRAVLGSQRALFGDVQGKVKNLSDKFPIVQFEGGDQETHLFCLQSLQLVPCFLLSTGFQNNYTSEIWRYRKL